In Polypterus senegalus isolate Bchr_013 chromosome 12, ASM1683550v1, whole genome shotgun sequence, the following are encoded in one genomic region:
- the LOC120540983 gene encoding aldehyde dehydrogenase, mitochondrial-like, whose protein sequence is MLRLLLAGKLSQACRLSIRVPACGYSAAAIPAPNTSPDVHYNKIFINNEWHDAVSKKTFPTINPSTGEVICQVAEGDKADVDKAVKAARDAFSLGSTWRHMDASQRGLLINRLADLIERDSAYLACLETLDNGKPYTVAYSVDLPHVVKCLRYFAGWADKWHGKNIPLDGNFFCYTRHEPVGVCGQIIPWNFPLLMLSWKLGPALATGNTVVVKVAEQTPLTALYIASLVKEAGFPAGVVNIVPGYGPTAGAAIASHEDVDKVAFTGSTEVGHLIQKASGSSNLKKVTLELGGKSPLIIASDANLEDAVEQAHFALFFNQGQCCCAGSRTFVQEDVYKDFIECSAERAKKRKVGDPFNMQTEQGPQVDEEQFKKILGYISSGKKEGAKLMCGGGVAADRGYFIQPTVFAEVQDNMTIAREEIFGPVMQVLKFKSLDEAIERANNTKYGLAAAVFTKDIDKAHYVSSRIRAGTFWINCYNIFGAQAPFGGFKASGVGREMGEYGLENYTEVKTVTVKVPLKSS, encoded by the exons ATGCTGCGCCTTTTACTCGCTGGCAAGCTTTCCCAAGCGTGTCGACTGTCGATTCGCGTCCCAGCCTGCGGATACTCGGCGGCGGCGATCCCCGCTCCGAACACGAGCCCCGATGTGCACTACAACAAG ATCTTCATCAACAATGAATGGCATGACGCAGTGAGCAAGAAGACCTTCCCGACAATCAACCCTTCCACCGGAGAGGTCATCTGTCAAGTGGCAGAGGGAGACAAG GCTGATGTCGATAAAGCTGTGAAAGCTGCCAGAGATGCCTTTAGCTTGGGTTCAACATGGCGACACATGGATGCTTCCCAACGGGGTCTTTTGATAAATCGCCTGGCAGACCTGATTGAAAGGGACTCGGCCTACTTGGCT tGTCTCGAGACCCTGGACAACGGGAAGCCATATACAGTGGCTTACAGTGTGGATTTGCCCCATGTCGTCAAGTGTTTGAG GTACTTTGCAGGCTGGGCGGACAAATGGCATGGAAAGAACATTCCCCTCGATGGCAACTTCTTCTGTTATACCCGCCATGAGCCAGTTGGAGTGTGCGGTCAGATCATTCCA TGGAATTTCCCATTGTTGATGCTGTCGTGGAAACTGGGTCCAGCTCTGGCCACAGGCAACACTGTGGTGGTGAAGGTTGCTGAGCAGACCCCGCTGACTGCTCTTTATATTGCAAGTCTGGTTAAAGAG gcAGGCTTTCCAGCTGGCGTGGTGAACATTGTGCCTGGGTACGGCCCAACTGCTGGTGCTGCCATCGCCTCACACGAAGATGTGGACAAAGTGGCCTTCACTGGCTCAACTGAG GTTGGCCACTTGATCCAGAAGGCCTCAGGAAGCAGCAACCTTAAAAAGGTCACTTTGGAATTGGGAGGCAAAAGTCCCCTCATAATTGCGTCTGACGCAAACT TGGAGGATGCAGTTGAGCAGGCACATTTTGCACTGTTTTTCAACCAGGGGCAGTGCTGCTGTGCAGGCTCTCGTACTTTTGTTCAAGAAGACGTGTACAAAGACTTCATAGAGTGCAGCGCTGAGAGGGCAAAGAAAAGGAAGGTTGGAGACCCATTTAATATGCAGACTGAGCAAGGGCCACAG GTGGATGAGGAGCAGTTTAAAAAGATCCTGGGTTACATCAGTTCTGGAAAAAAAGAAGGAGCCAAACTAATGTGTGGAGGTGGGGTGGCAGCCGACAGAGGGTACTTCATCCAACCCACTGTGTTCGCAGAAGTGCAGGACAACATGACAATTGCCCGAGAAGAG atatttgGTCCTGTCATGCAAGTTTTGAAATTTAAATCCTTGGATGAAGCAATTGAACGGGCCAACAATACAAAATATGGATTGGCTGCCGCTGTATTCACTAAAGACATCGACAAAGCCCACTATGTTTCCAGCAGAATTCGTGCCGGCACTTTTTG